The Gemmatimonadota bacterium genomic sequence CGTCCTCCTACCGGAGCGACCGCGATCCTGATGGATTCGCTCGCGGCCCACATGGCGTCGCGGTGTGCGGTGCCGACGAACTGCCGGGCGCAGCTGAACCTTGTCGGGCACTCGATGGGAGCGATCATCGCCGCGCGCGTACTGCAGGAGTGGCCGCAGCTGCACGTACACAAGTTGTACTTCCTTGGGGCCGCTGCCACGGTGGCCGACCTCGAGCGCACGGTGATCCCGTACATGCGCCGTCACGAGGAGACACGGTTCTACAACGGGATGCTGCATCCGCGGATCGAGGTGGGAGAGGCGCAGTGGCTGGCGCTGGATCTGGTGCCGCGCGGGTCGCTGCTGGAGTGGATCGACGACCATCTCACCTCGCCGGAGACGCCGCTGCAACGGACGGCGGGGAAGTGGGAGAACATGGCGGCGATGGAATACGTCTTCCCGCCGGATGTGCGGGGGCGCGTGATCCTGAAGGGGTTCGGTTTCCGTGACCCGAGGGATCGCGACCAGCCCTTCCTGTTCAAAGGACTGCATGGGCACGGTGCGTTCGACGACCGGGAGTTCCGGTGGTGGCGTGACCGGACGTGGTGCATCTACACGGGGCCGGCCTGCGTGAACCCCTGACCTTGCGCACCACGTGGTGAGGCGCGACGATGAGCGCCATGCGGTTCCTTTCCGCTCTCCTCCTCGCGACGGCGTCCGCCCTGGGCGCTCAACCCCTCGCCCGCGACACGACCTCCGTCACCATCCTGGCGAACTTTGCGCTCGACGGCACCGGGGGCACTCTCCGGAACCTTCAGCTGCGCGTGAGCGGCGGGCGCATCACGGCCCGCGCGCATGGCCGCAACGCCGAGGAATTGCTGGGTCGGGTGGAGCACTGCGGCCAGACGCCGATGCAGGCGCTGGTGTCCGCGCACGCACTCGCGGCAGACGCGTTAGGCATGGGCGATCGCATCGGACGGATCGCGCCGGGGTACGAGGCGGACCTGGTGGCCGTAGCGGGCGATCCGTTGCGCGACCTCACCGCCGTGCGGCGCGTGGTCTTCGTGATGCGCGGCGGGGTCATCTACAAGTGGGATGGGGCCCGCGGCGCCGCGCGTCGCTGATCCCGCTTGGCCTACTGCTCGGCCAACCGCTTGATCCCGGCGAGTCCCTTCTCGAAGTCCTTGCCGATCATCGCGTCCATGTTCATGAAGAGGCCGAATACGCGCATCATCAACGGACTCGCGCCGTTCATCACCCATTGCACGCGCGTGCCGGCGGCGGTCGGGGAGAGGGTGAGGTCGACCGTGTTGTTCGCCGGGAATGGCTTGATGAACTGGAGCGCAATGTTCAGGTGCGCGACGGGCGTCGACTCGACGATTTCCATGCGCCCTTCGCCGACCTTCTTGTTCCCGACCCATGCGTAGTGCGCCCCGGGTCCGGCGGCCGGGCCGCCATAGGTGCGCTGCAAGTTGGGGTCGAGCTCTTCCCAGGGGGACCACCCGCGCCATTGGTGGAAGTCGTTGAGCAGCGGGAAGATGCGGTCCGGGGGAGCCGCGACGTCGATCACGCGTTCGATGCGCATCGTGTTGGGGCGCGACGCCGCGACGACGAGTGCCGCGGCGACGAGGACCAGCAGGACGAGAATCGCGGTCATACGAGTCAGGGATGGGGGACGGGAACGTACGCCCTCAGCGCGCAGACGTCGAGCGATGCACTCAGTGGGGATCCGCCCCCAGCTGGTTGCGGTTGCGCCGGAGGGCCTGCATCACCGTCCGTCCGGCCGCGATCGCACCAATGAGTATGTAGATGTAGAACGAGTACACCCGCCACCAGATGAGCGACGCCGCCATGAGCCGGGGGGACAGGACCCCGCCTAACGCGGCGTTGAAAGCGAATTCCACCACGCCACCCCCACCTGGTGCGGGCGCAATCGCCGCCCCGTAGAGCAGGGCCATCGGCCAGAGCACCAGCGAGGAGAACGGCGCCTCCTCGCCGTACGCTGCCGTGACCAGGGGAAGGATCGCCAGGCGCCCCATGACATGGAGGATCGAGAAGCCGAGGGCGGCGAACATCAACCCGCGATGCGCAGTGCGCAGCGAGCCGGCGGAGGCCCGGAGCTGGCGCAAGGAAAGCTGGATTCGTCGCCAGGCCCCCGAACCGATCCCCATCCAGCGTACGAGCGGCGGGCGCGGCCCGTTGGCGCGACGCTTCGCCAGGATCAATCCCAAGAGCCCCGTCCCCAGGACGCCTGTCGAATAAATCCCCACGGTCAGCAGGATGCCGCGCACGATCCCCGACTGGTCGTGCCACCAGATCCCGAAGGCGATGGCAAGGATGGCCAACGAGACCATCTCAAGGAACAACTCGAGAAACAGCACGAGCAGGACACTCGCCACGGGAACCCGGGCCTCGGTCAACACGAGGAAGCGGGCGGGTTCTGCTCCAGATCGTGACGGCGTGATGGACGCGGCGAAGTCGCCGCCCAGGATGGTGCGGGCGGCCACCCCAAACGGGGTGTGGACGCCGATCGCCCTGGCGCTGAGGATGATCTTGAGAACGCGACAGACGATCTCGAACCCCACCGCCGCGAGCAGGAGCAGGTGCGACCCCCAGGGGAGCCCGAGTGGGGCGCCGCCCTCAGGCCAGCTGGACGAGACCACGTAAACAGACACCCCGACCGACGCGGCAAACGACAGGGCGGTGAGGAACCAGCGAAGAGGGGTCAAGTCCGACGGGAGAAGGGCTCGGGCCTTCCTACGGTGGGGCCCGCCACAAATCTTCGCGTTCTGCCGTGTGGTGCCAGTGGCAGGCCTTGCGGGCTCCGGATCAAAGTCCGAGCATGACGCGCTAAGCACGTGGTCCTCCGGCGGCATCGAACCAGGACCATGACGGTGCCCGCCCTCACCCTCCACCCGCGCGTGACGGCCCCGAACCTCGACCCTGCGGACGATCGCGAACTCGCCCAGCGTGCCCAGGCGGGTGACATGCGGTCATTCGAGGCCCTGTTCGGGCGGCATGTGGGACGCACCTTCGCCCTCTGCCTGCGGATGACGGGCGAGCGTCAGCGTGCGCGCGAGCTCGCGCATGACGCCTTCGTGCGGGCGTGGGAGAGACTGGGCTCGTTCAAGGGGGAGGCCGCATTCGGTACCTGGCTGCATCGCCTGACGGTGAACGTGATCCTGGAGGCCGCCCGCTCCCAGCGACGGCGTGAGGCGCGCGTGGCCCTCGCCGACGACACGGACGACGACGTTCAGGCGGCGCCGGAACTCACCCCGGCCGACGTGGGGGACCGCATCGACCTCGAGCGGGCCATCGCCAAGCTGCCACCGAACGCGCGCCAGGTCTTCGTGCTCCACGACGTCGAGGGCTTTCGCCACGACGAGATCGCCGATCGCATGTCTATTGCCCCGGGCACGGTGCGCGCGCACCTGCACCGGGCACGCAAACTCCTCATTGCCTGGCTGGATCGATGACACATCCCGAGGTATCGCACCTTAACGACTACGTGGACGCGCGGCTCGCCGCCGAGCCGCAGCGCGAGGTCGAGCGGCACCTGGCGGACTGCGCGCCGTGCCGGGAGGAAGTCGCCGACCTGCGACGCCTGCTGGCCGCGACGGCGGCCCTTCCGGAGGCGCTGCCGGCGCCCGAGGGGCTATGGGCGGCGGTCCGCGAGTCGATCGACGAGCGCCGGGTGGTCGCCTTCCCGGGATCGCGTGTGCGGCCGCGTTCCTGGTCCACGCGGAGGCTGGTGGCCGCGGCGACGGTCCTCGTGGTGCTGTCCTCCGGGACCACGGCGCTGCTCCTGCGCGACCGCGCACCGGCCGCGCCTCCCGAGGGGGCGACCCTCCTTCCCGCGGCGTGGCTGTCCACCGAGAGTGGCTACATCGAGAGTGCAGCCTCGCTCCAGTCGCAACTCGACGCGCAACGCGCGGTGCTTGATCCATCCACGGTTGCTGCAGTGGAGCGCGCGCTGGCCACGGTGGACGCGGCGATTGCCGAGGCGCGGGACGCGCTGTTGCGTGACCCGGCGAATGCAGCACTGCTGGATCTGCTGGCATCCAACCATCGACAGAAAGTTGACCTCTTGCGGCGGGCCACCCAGCTCGCATCCAGCACATGAACCCGTTGCGTGTCCTGTCGGCCCTGGTCGCGTGTGGTGTGGCGACCGCTGTGGCGGCCCAGCAGAAGGTCGAGCGCCGCCATCACGTGACGCGCGACGTGTACGTCCGCGTGAATGGGTCCTTCGCGTCGTTGCGGGTCACGGCGTGGGATCGCGACTCGCTGCTGCTCAGCGGCGACGTTCCCAAGGGAACACGCGTCGACGGTGGCGTGAGTGAGGCGCCGTCCAAGGGGGTGAAGTACTACCTGGAAGGACCCGCCGGCGCGGCGGCCACAGGCAAGCTGGAGCTGTTTGTGCCGTCCGGGGCCACGGTGTGGGCGAAGGCCGCGAATGCCACGATGGAAGTCGCCGGGGTGACCGGCGGCCTGGACCTGAACATCGTCGGCGGGCGCATCACGGTCAGCGGCACGCCGCGAGAACTCAACGTGGAATCCATGGACGGGGCGGTCACCATCACGGGGACGCCCGGGTGGATGCGCGTCAAGACGGCCAGTGGCGCCATCGTCGTCAACGGCGGGTCGCCCGACGCGGGTTTCACCACCGTGAGCGGCACCATCACGGCGCGTGGGGGAGAGTACGAACGTGCGCGCATCGAGTCCGTCACAGGCAACGTCGTGTTTGGCGGCACGATGCGGCGTGCGGGCTCCCTGACCATTGATTCCCACAGCGGCACCATCGACCTGGCGCTGCCGGCGAAGGCCTCACTGGACATCGAGGCCACGACCATCGCTGGCAGCATCCTCAACAACGTCACCTCACGCCGCCCGACGCCCGGGCGGGAGGGCCGCGGCGAAGAGCTGAGCCTCGGCCTTGGCATTGGCGATGCCCGGGCGACGTTGCGTTCCTTCAAGGGGAACATCCGGCTCGTTCGGTCCGACGCAGCACCGGCCAAGCCGGGTTAACCGGCGGCGATTGCCGGATTGCCTCGCACGGGGCGTGGGTGATTCGCACTCACGCACCCACCGGTACAGACCTCATCACACATCGAGACCACCATGACCAGGCTCCTTCTCGGCGCCCTCGCCGCCGCTTTGTCCACGACCCCGGCCATTCCCACCGCCGCGACCAGCGGGCCCCCGTGGATCAGCATCGAGTACCCCGTGAATCCGTACGACAGCTCCACGAAGGATGCGTTCCTTGTGGTTCACGCCTTCCATCACGGGAATCCCATGAATTTCCCGGTGAGCGGCACCGCCGAGGGGATCGTCAACGGCCAGCGGCGCACCGTGCCCCTGGAGTTTGCGCGGACGTCGCGCACGGGCGTGTTTGCCCTGAGGAAGCAATGGGCGAGCGAAGGCGCGTGGACCCTGGTGATCGGCGTGGCGCAGGGGCCGGAGGATCGCGTGTCCGCGATCGTTGAGTTGGACCGCGCGGGGCAGGTGGCAAAGGTCACGGTCCCGACGCGTCGCCAGGAGGGGCACACGTTGCCTGCCCCGGTCGTGATGCAGGAGGTCGAGTACGCGCTGCGCGCACGTGCGGGTTGAGCGTCAAAACCAAGCGCCCCGGCCGTTGCGGCCGGGGCGCTCATCGTACGATGATCACCAGGCGGTCACGTTGTAGCCCGAGCTCTGCGGTTCGGGGGCCGGGGTCTTCGTACCCTTCGTCGTGCCGGTGGGGGTCGTCGTGGTGCCGGTCGTGCTGGTGGCGCCAGTGGAGGTCGGCGCCGCCGTGACGGCCGATGAAGCCGTCAGGTAGCCGGAGCGACGGGCGGCGGAAGGGCCGGTGGCGTCCGAGCAGGCCGTCGTCGTGACAAGGAGAAGGGCGGCGGCGGCGGCGAAGAAGCGGCGGGTCGTGGACATAGGAAGTGTTCTGAGTGGCAGGAGGAGTGTGCGGCGTGTCACGGGATTGACTCTGCATTAAGCACCACCCATGCCGGACTCGTGATGCAGCGCACAACGGCGCGCTCTGCCGGGTCCGCGCGCGCAACCGATGCCGCAGTCGGTCAGGGTGGCTGCCTTTCCATGCGTCGAGACGCGCGTTCGGTCGGTTCGTCCGACGTGCGGATTCGCCGGGCCCTCCAGCGAAATGCGGCCGATGCCGCGGGATGCAAGGCGCGGCGGAAGGTGTGGCCACGCGGATACATCCCGACACTCCTGTTCGTCAATACAGGCCAACTCCCCTTGTCGCGCCTCCCCACTCCCCTGCGCGGCGCTCATCCGCGTTTCTGCTTGCATGTCGGACGCAGGACCCACTTCTCCCACCGCCGCAATCGACGCACACGAAGACCTCTGGGAGGCGCGTTTGGTGCGCGCCCGGGAGTTTGAACGGCTGGGGCAATGGGGGGAGGCGCGCGCTGAATACCTCACCGCGTTGTCGGAAGCGACGGCGCGCGAGGGCACGCGCCTCCAGGTTGACCTGCTGCGCTGGGTGGCACGCACGTACCAGGAGGCCGCAGAGTTCACTGAGGCCCTGGCCTTCCTGGCGCGCGCCGAGGGGGTCGCCAGGCACTACGGCGAACGGTCCGGGCTTGGGCATTGCCTGAACTTGCGGGCCATCATCAGTTGGCAGCGCGGCGACCTCGACGAGGCCAGCCACTTCTATGCGCAGGCGCTGGACCTGGCGCGAGAGACCAACGACCTGCACCTCGCGGCCCTTGCCGCACAGAATCTCGGGGTGGTCGCCAGTGTACGCGGCGCACACGAAGAGGCCCGCCAGTACTATGAAGTGAGCCTGGCGGCCTGTCGCGCGCGCGGGGCCCTTCGCGAGATCTGTACGACTCAGAACAACTTGGGCCGCCTCCACACGGAGACGCGCGACTGGGACGCGGCGGAGACGGCGTTCGCCGAGGCAGAGGACCTGGCGCTCCAGGTGGCCGACCATTCGGTTCATGCCATCATTGTCCTGAACCACGCGGAGATGTGCGTGCGCAAGGGGGATGTCGCCGCAGCGGAGGCGGCCTGCGCGCGCGTCATGATGGATGGTGGGTCCGTGACTGGCGCGACCGCGCACGGCTACCGCGTCCAGGGCCTCATCGCCCTCGCCGCGGGCGATGCCGTCCAGGCGGAGCGCTCGTTCGCCGATGCGGAACGTTATGCGGTGCAGCGAGGGGACCAGCTGCTGCGTGCCCAGCTCGCCCGCGACCGTGCGGAGCTGTACCGCGGCCAGGGCAGGACGCGCGACCTGCTGCTGGCGCTGAACACGGCACGTCGGCTGTACTCGGAGATCCGCGTGCCGCAGGCGATCACCGAAGTGCTTGGCATGACGGAACGCCTCGAGCGCGAGGTGCTCGAGGTGGTGCGCCGCTGGAGCGAGTCGATCGAAGAGAAGGATCAGTACACGCGGGGGCACTGTGATCGCGTGGCGGAGCTGGCCTGCGCTATCGCGCGGCGTGTAGGTGTCGAGGCGGACCAGATGTTCTGGTTCCGCGTGGGGGCCCTCCTCCACGACGTGGGAAAGGTCGTGATCTCCTCGGACATCCTCAACAAACGCGACAAACTCACGGCAGATGAGTGGGCCGTGATGAAGCTGCACGCGCGTGCTGGGGCGGACATCCTCGCCGAGCTGGACTTCCCGTACGACGTGGTACCGTGCGTCCGCTCCCACCACGAGAACTGGGACGGATCAGGGTACCCGGACGGGCTCCGGGCGGAGGAAATTCCGCTCTGGGCGCGCATCGTGACGTTGGCGGACGTCTACGATGCGTTGACCACCGAGCGGAGCTACAAGCAGCCCCTGTCGAGTGAGGCGGCCCTCGAGGTGATGCGGCGTGATGTGGGCCGACAGTTCGATCCTGCACTCTTCGATGCCTGCATCGCGGCAGTGGGGGAGGTGGTGACGCACACCCTATCGGCCCCAGCCCAGCGTCGATCGGCGTTGAACGTCGGGGCAGTTGAACGTGACGACCTGACCGGCCTGCTGCTCCGCAAGGCGGTGTTGGTGCAAGCCCAGGAGTGCCTCGCAGAGGCTCGGACGCGCGGGGAGGCGCTGTCGCTCCTGGTGATCGACGTGGACCACTTCAAGTTGGTTAACGACACCTTCGGACACCTGCAGGGTGACGACGTGTTGCGCGCCGTCGCGGCGGAGATGCGGGACGCGGTTGGTGAGCGCGGGATCCTCGGCCGCTACGCCGGGGATGAGTTCGTGTTGCTCCTTCCCGGGACGGAGCACGAAGTTGCGCGCGCGATCGCGGCCGACCTCTGTGCCTCGGTGGCCACGGTGCGCCTCGCGATCCGCGAGCGCCGCGAAGGCACTGTCGGCGTCACGCTGTCGATTGGCGTCGCCACGAGCGATGCGTCGACCGGCGAGATGGAGTCGCTCTTCGCCGCGGCGGACCGCGCGCTCTACGTCGCCAAGCGGCGCGGGCGCAACCAGGCGGCAAGCGCCACCGAGGCCGATGAGGAACGCCAGGTCGCCGCCCTGCACTTCGACCGGTTTGTCGGCCGCACACGGGAGATGCGCCTGCTCCTGCAGGAGCTGGAATCCGCCTGCGGCGGCAGCCCGCGCCTGGCGTGCGTGGTGGGGGAAGCGGGCATCGGCAAGACTTCACTGGTGCGACAGCTCCAGCCAGAGGTGCGCCTCCGCGGGGGCCTGATGGTGAGCGGGCGATGCCTCGCGACGGACGTGAAGCCTCCATATGGCCCGTGGGCGGAGATCGTGCAGGCCATCCACGCGGCGCACCTCGTCCCACCGGACGCCCGATGGCCCGAGCTCGCACGGCTGGTCCCCGCACTCGGCGCCGGACAGGAACCATCGCTCTCGCCCGGATCGAAGTACGCGCTGCTGGCCGAGTTGTCGGCGTACCTGCGTCAGGCCTGTCACCGCGTGCCGCTGACCCTGGTGGTCGACGACGTCCAGTGGGCCGATGCATCCACCTGGGATGCCCTCGAGTACGTGCGCCACCACCTCGAGGCCGAACGCCTGTTGATCTGCATGACGCTACGCGCCGAGGACGCGTCGCGGGTCACCGAGCGGCGGCGGCACCTCTCACGTGACGAACGCTTCCGCGATGTCACGCTGCACCGGCTGGCCGAGGACGACCTGCGCACCTGGCTG encodes the following:
- a CDS encoding amidohydrolase family protein — encoded protein: MSAMRFLSALLLATASALGAQPLARDTTSVTILANFALDGTGGTLRNLQLRVSGGRITARAHGRNAEELLGRVEHCGQTPMQALVSAHALAADALGMGDRIGRIAPGYEADLVAVAGDPLRDLTAVRRVVFVMRGGVIYKWDGARGAARR
- a CDS encoding SRPBCC family protein; protein product: MTAILVLLVLVAAALVVAASRPNTMRIERVIDVAAPPDRIFPLLNDFHQWRGWSPWEELDPNLQRTYGGPAAGPGAHYAWVGNKKVGEGRMEIVESTPVAHLNIALQFIKPFPANNTVDLTLSPTAAGTRVQWVMNGASPLMMRVFGLFMNMDAMIGKDFEKGLAGIKRLAEQ
- a CDS encoding flippase-like domain-containing protein, with product MTPLRWFLTALSFAASVGVSVYVVSSSWPEGGAPLGLPWGSHLLLLAAVGFEIVCRVLKIILSARAIGVHTPFGVAARTILGGDFAASITPSRSGAEPARFLVLTEARVPVASVLLVLFLELFLEMVSLAILAIAFGIWWHDQSGIVRGILLTVGIYSTGVLGTGLLGLILAKRRANGPRPPLVRWMGIGSGAWRRIQLSLRQLRASAGSLRTAHRGLMFAALGFSILHVMGRLAILPLVTAAYGEEAPFSSLVLWPMALLYGAAIAPAPGGGGVVEFAFNAALGGVLSPRLMAASLIWWRVYSFYIYILIGAIAAGRTVMQALRRNRNQLGADPH
- a CDS encoding RNA polymerase sigma factor, translating into MTVPALTLHPRVTAPNLDPADDRELAQRAQAGDMRSFEALFGRHVGRTFALCLRMTGERQRARELAHDAFVRAWERLGSFKGEAAFGTWLHRLTVNVILEAARSQRRREARVALADDTDDDVQAAPELTPADVGDRIDLERAIAKLPPNARQVFVLHDVEGFRHDEIADRMSIAPGTVRAHLHRARKLLIAWLDR
- a CDS encoding zf-HC2 domain-containing protein gives rise to the protein MTHPEVSHLNDYVDARLAAEPQREVERHLADCAPCREEVADLRRLLAATAALPEALPAPEGLWAAVRESIDERRVVAFPGSRVRPRSWSTRRLVAAATVLVVLSSGTTALLLRDRAPAAPPEGATLLPAAWLSTESGYIESAASLQSQLDAQRAVLDPSTVAAVERALATVDAAIAEARDALLRDPANAALLDLLASNHRQKVDLLRRATQLASST
- a CDS encoding diguanylate cyclase, encoding MSDAGPTSPTAAIDAHEDLWEARLVRAREFERLGQWGEARAEYLTALSEATAREGTRLQVDLLRWVARTYQEAAEFTEALAFLARAEGVARHYGERSGLGHCLNLRAIISWQRGDLDEASHFYAQALDLARETNDLHLAALAAQNLGVVASVRGAHEEARQYYEVSLAACRARGALREICTTQNNLGRLHTETRDWDAAETAFAEAEDLALQVADHSVHAIIVLNHAEMCVRKGDVAAAEAACARVMMDGGSVTGATAHGYRVQGLIALAAGDAVQAERSFADAERYAVQRGDQLLRAQLARDRAELYRGQGRTRDLLLALNTARRLYSEIRVPQAITEVLGMTERLEREVLEVVRRWSESIEEKDQYTRGHCDRVAELACAIARRVGVEADQMFWFRVGALLHDVGKVVISSDILNKRDKLTADEWAVMKLHARAGADILAELDFPYDVVPCVRSHHENWDGSGYPDGLRAEEIPLWARIVTLADVYDALTTERSYKQPLSSEAALEVMRRDVGRQFDPALFDACIAAVGEVVTHTLSAPAQRRSALNVGAVERDDLTGLLLRKAVLVQAQECLAEARTRGEALSLLVIDVDHFKLVNDTFGHLQGDDVLRAVAAEMRDAVGERGILGRYAGDEFVLLLPGTEHEVARAIAADLCASVATVRLAIRERREGTVGVTLSIGVATSDASTGEMESLFAAADRALYVAKRRGRNQAASATEADEERQVAALHFDRFVGRTREMRLLLQELESACGGSPRLACVVGEAGIGKTSLVRQLQPEVRLRGGLMVSGRCLATDVKPPYGPWAEIVQAIHAAHLVPPDARWPELARLVPALGAGQEPSLSPGSKYALLAELSAYLRQACHRVPLTLVVDDVQWADASTWDALEYVRHHLEAERLLICMTLRAEDASRVTERRRHLSRDERFRDVTLHRLAEDDLRTWLETILHQGEIEPSFLRFVHRYTEGNPLLVVHVLRSLQEAGALWYAGRRWQWRDRPDLELPTAVTDLIDARIERLGERARAHLTVAAVVGRSFDLETVLVAGGMDEDELLDALTEGTVAHVVEEVGDPAEEHYAFSHGLIADAIKARVPRRRLARMHGQVATALERLRPDAIAVIAAHYDAAGTRDKAHAFAVRAAERAVSVYAHDEAAASYALAERNAPDVQALKACRFQRLHSLELAGAYEAAESLCDLLLAEAATAGDSDPLFSVRRARERIRGLRGQSLAQTAEAVHVLLAQVTAAGVWHEQVELLGMLSRILLRRGEQQEARRLGNESVAVAEAHGSRALLATTLMHLGSAVIEVDSTEALQCYERALATFTEMGDLVGQARASINLGIALSRRGDDARSQQVYESGLALSRRIHSPDLTGLAALNLGVLQMKRGAFAEADASLGEAMEGFAVLHNEPHRLAALYNQANLALETNNAERAARLYGDAAVAAAAMNQLDVEVGARAGQGLAWLALGRADDARGCLQACHLHLRAQSDWWFQGRQLLEALAVRLAVLQGDRHAAAVRFQEGLQRAELSDAYGLAWLVADVTGPLDDLGVPDGWPHVARLAAWVEASDYASLTARYRQLNARAAAGAEP